The sequence below is a genomic window from bacterium.
ACAATGGAGGACAAGGGGACGGGGATTCCCATCTCCTGAGCAATGCCTTTTATCATCGACTTGTCGTAGCAGCTGGCAAGACACCGGGGTCCTGAGCCGGTGTAGGGGATTCCAAGGATTTCAAGCAACGCAGGGACGTGCAGCTCTTTCCGAGGATCGTTATCATAGCCTTCGTCGCAAAGGTTGAGCACATAATCTATTTTGGGGCGTAGGCGCACGAGGTCATTCAGCAGCCGGTCGTGGCGCTTAATATAAACGAATTTTCGGCCAGAAATGGAGCCCAGGGCAGTCTTCAACTCGTCGATGGTGCTGAAGTCATCCTCATCGAACGTGTTGTTGGGCTTAATAGGGTCAGACTTTTCGGGGTCTCCCAGAATCACCGCTACTTGGATGAACTCTCTCTTTCTGGCGGGTCTTGGGGTCCACTCTTTTCTTGCCGAGGCGGTCACGAATATCCGCCGGGCCATCATGCCGAGGTCCTGGTTGCGGCTCGATTCCATTTCCTGGTTGTCTTGAACAACCACTTCGGTGAAACCCACTGTCTTCAAAAGACCCTGCAGATCGCTTTTGGTGTAGAGGCGTTCCGCGTAGATTTGGTCCGTCAGCACGCCTTTTTCTACGTGCGTGATCACCTCGCGGCAGATGAGGCGGTCTTTCTGGACAAGCATCCGCTCCCGGCAAACAAACATCCTGTCGTCAATCCATTCCCAGGAGCGAGCTTCGTAGTGAGCTGCTACGTACTCACCGTCCGCGACATCCAAAAGAAAACGTCCCGAAGGCTTGAGTACGCGAAATACCTCCTTTAGCACCATGACATCTTCGCTTGGGTTTTCAAAGTACCCGAAACTGTTGCCCAGGAGGAGGACTACCTCGAAGCTGTCCGGGGAATAGGGTAGCTTTCGCGCATCACCCTCTCGAAGATCAACGCTGAGCCCCTCATTAGTTGCAAGGGACTTTGCCTTTCTGATCAAGAACCGAGAACGATCGAGCCCGTGAACACTCCGGTATCCCCGCCTTACCATCTCCAATGAGTGGCGTCCCTGGCCACAACACAGATCGAGAATATCCTCATCCGGTTGGAGATGGACCAGCTCGCAGATACGGTCAACTTCCATCCTGGTGATGCGTTCGTCACCCACAACATCACCATCGGTCTTCAGGTAGAGGCTGCCGAAGAGCGACCGCCACCAATCGGGACGCAGATAAGACTGAAGGTCGGGAATGGGACCGTAGGTTCTTCTTTTCGAGGTCTTCCGGCGCGCCCTTCTCTTACCATTAGAAAGCGCTGGTTCTTTCGCCATCTTATGCATCTTCCTCATTCTTCGCTCGTTCTTTGCTGGTTCAGGAGAATCTCAGAGAAATCCCAAATTTGCACATCGAGATCGATTGAACGTATATGACAATGCAAGAAAATCAAATACATATTTTGCATCTTCCGACTGCCGTTACTCCCGCCTCCTATCTATCCACGGCCCGCTCCCCGGCAGGTAACTCAGGCTGGCTTTTCTCGACACACGGCATAGCTGTCGTCCCCCATACGGACAAGGCCGTTCGATATGGGTCGTTTTCCTCACCAGCCCACTCATCACAAGAAGCCACCCATCAAAGCTCTGCTGTCGGCTCGTCCGGGGATGCTACCTTGGTAAGGGGGAGGTTTTGTCATCTAAAGAGGATGCGGGCCAGGCCAATAGACTAGCGCTAAGATGCAGACTATCCAGAGCAAGATGTCGATTATCAGCGGCGTGTCCTCGAGGAGAATCTGAGCCGGGCTGCCACCCATCTCCTTGCGATAGACGATATAAAGATAGCGGAAAAGGCCGTAAAGGACGAAAGGTATCGTGATGAAAAGATATCTCGTCCCGAACTTCTTCGCGATCTCGGGCGAGACCGTGTAAAGCGAGTAAGCCATAATCGTCGCAGCGGTAACGATGCTGATCATCTGGTCAAGCAGCTGAGGCGTGTATTCCTTAAGGATGAAACGGTGGGCCGCCGCGTTGTCTCCGAGGCTCACGAGCTCGTGGCGGCGCTTGGCGATCGCAAGGAAAAGCGAAAGAAAAATCGTGCAGGCAATGAGCCAGCTGGAGAACTCAACACGAATGACGATGGCGCCGGCCAGAGCGCGGATAACGAAGCCAGCGGAGATGGTCATGATGTCCAGCAGGACGATGTGCTTCAGGATGTATGAATAGGCCATCATCACCGCGAGATACAGAGCTGAGACAATCCCGAAACCGGCTGAGAGCCAGAAACTGACAACCAGCGCAATTGCGGCGAGGACTGAGGCCGCGAGGATAGCGAATGATGGGGAGAGCGCTCCCGAGGCGATCGGACGATGCCGCTTCTCGGGGTGTTTCTTATCTTCCTCGATGTCGGTAACGTCATTTACGACATAGACAAACCCGGAAAGGACGCAGAAGACCAGAAACCCAAGAAAAGACCTCGCGAACAAGTCCGCCTCGAAGAGATGCTTTGAGAAGGCGATGCCGCCGAACAGGAGAACGTTCTTGGTCCATTGCTTGGGCCGCATCGCTTGGAGCAATAACAGGGTTCTTTTCATTTTGTCGTCCGAGGTAACCTATGCCACAATCACTTGAGTATCGCCAGCAGCTCCTTGATGTTCCCTATTGTATAATCAGCCTGCCCGATGTCCACCTCGTGCTTTCGATAGTGCCTCTGCTGACGGCACAGGACCGTTAGCATCCCGATCTTTGCCGCCGGCACGATGTCCCAGTCAATCCTGTCGCCGACAAGCGCCGCTTGACGAGGCAAGACCCCAGCCATCTCGCAGGCCCTGCGGTATAAAGTGCTGTCAGGCTTGTGAATGTCAACCTCGTCGGAGATGACAACATAGTCGAAATCGACCAGGCCCGCCTCCTTAAGCTGGGTTCTCTGCATCTGTCCGTCGCCCTCCGTGATGACGCCGAGGGCGTATCGCCTTCCGAGGTCGGCCAGCACCTCCACGGTTCCCGGATAGAGCGTGAGGCTCTCCTGCCTATAACGCGTGTAAACCTCGCCCACATCCTCAAAACGCTCGACGAGCCCCGGCCCCAGGCTCCTCAAGAACTGCTCGGTTCTCGCCCTCCGGTCCTTGAGAAGCGTCCGCGGGATCTCCCCCTTTGCGTCCTTCTCCTCTAGCTCGGCCAAGAAATCCCACTGAGCACGCAGGAAGCTATAAAGGTCCAAGGGACATACATCTTCTATCCTCTCCCACAACTTAGTGGTCGCATAATCGACCGACGCCTCGTAATCAGTTAGCGTCCCGTCGAGGTCAAAGAATACCACCTTCAATTCAGATATCCGCAACTTGCTGCGCACCTCTTCTCCTGCAATCCTCCCTCTAATAACCATACTATATGCCAGGAACGAGCTCCTTCAGAAATGATGCGAGTTTCTCTGCACGCTTCAAGAATGTATGCCGCCTCGCTGTCTCGAGGCCGTTTGTCATGAGATCAAGCGCTAGTTGCGTGTCAAATGCAACTGTCTTAATGCCGTCTGCAAGCGATTCTGCGTCATCCGGCCTCACGAGATAGGCGTTTTGTCGGTGCCGAAGTATCTCTCGCAGGGAAGGCACATCGCTCGCAACAACTGGTATCCCGGCCGCCATGTATTGAAAAAGCTTCAACGGACAGGTGAAAAACGCGGGTTCCGAAGAGTGTCCCGCTGGCAGCGGTATCACGGCTGCCGTGAAATCGTTCGAGTGAAGGAAGGGCATGACATCGCGAGGCGCAAGATAGCCAGTGAAAGAGAGCCTGTCCGCCGGGAGCGATCTGGCACTATCAAAGAGGTTTGAGGCCCTTGCGCCGACAACGACAAGTTGGCAACCCTCAAGATAGCGCAGCGATTCAAGAAGCGTCTCAGTGCCCTTCCAGCCGCCCATACTGCCCACATATACGACTCGCAAAAGGCCGCCGTCGCTTCCGCTCGCCGCCGTTTCCTTGTTCGCTCCTGCGGGCACGACCGGCTCCGGCCCACCATTCCTTGCGACGATCACCTTGTGGTCCCGGCCAAACAGAGTCCTGCTCAGCGCCGCAGCGGCGTCAGACGTGCAGACAAGTCCGGCCGCCATATCGAGGACCTCGCTCTCCGCCTTGAACGTGCGCATCGCTTTGTGTCGAACTCGCCTCGGCGAGAGCCCTGCAAGCCTCGCCTCGTCCGAGACCACCATAAACGTCATCTTGTGCGCCTCGTAAACAAGAGGTGTTTTGGTGCTTCTGCTCAAAGGAAGGAGCTTCCGCGCCGTTCTGAGGTTTCTCGCGTAGAGAAGGGGCTTTTGTGGCGAGCTCTGTTTGAGTAAGGCTCGGACTGCATGCCGGCTGCCAGATTCGGCCTTACCGGTGATCG
It includes:
- a CDS encoding methyltransferase domain-containing protein; this encodes MRKMHKMAKEPALSNGKRRARRKTSKRRTYGPIPDLQSYLRPDWWRSLFGSLYLKTDGDVVGDERITRMEVDRICELVHLQPDEDILDLCCGQGRHSLEMVRRGYRSVHGLDRSRFLIRKAKSLATNEGLSVDLREGDARKLPYSPDSFEVVLLLGNSFGYFENPSEDVMVLKEVFRVLKPSGRFLLDVADGEYVAAHYEARSWEWIDDRMFVCRERMLVQKDRLICREVITHVEKGVLTDQIYAERLYTKSDLQGLLKTVGFTEVVVQDNQEMESSRNQDLGMMARRIFVTASARKEWTPRPARKREFIQVAVILGDPEKSDPIKPNNTFDEDDFSTIDELKTALGSISGRKFVYIKRHDRLLNDLVRLRPKIDYVLNLCDEGYDNDPRKELHVPALLEILGIPYTGSGPRCLASCYDKSMIKGIAQEMGIPVPLSSIVLPDAQSIEIAVSYPVIVKPNLGDSSFGIFADSVVESEEALVDAVSRLREQFGYDKPILVEEFLTGKDLTVGIIGQPGGSYQVLPITQEDYSTLPPDLPRICGYEAKWCPDSPYWKIKTIPADLLSSVEETIVEWCLLLAGRVECRDYFRFDWRLDGEGSPRLLEANPNPGWCWDGHLVKAAALAGMSYADAIHSILAAAEERIGITEKVLKRLGH
- a CDS encoding decaprenyl-phosphate phosphoribosyltransferase; this translates as MKRTLLLLQAMRPKQWTKNVLLFGGIAFSKHLFEADLFARSFLGFLVFCVLSGFVYVVNDVTDIEEDKKHPEKRHRPIASGALSPSFAILAASVLAAIALVVSFWLSAGFGIVSALYLAVMMAYSYILKHIVLLDIMTISAGFVIRALAGAIVIRVEFSSWLIACTIFLSLFLAIAKRRHELVSLGDNAAAHRFILKEYTPQLLDQMISIVTAATIMAYSLYTVSPEIAKKFGTRYLFITIPFVLYGLFRYLYIVYRKEMGGSPAQILLEDTPLIIDILLWIVCILALVYWPGPHPL
- a CDS encoding HAD family hydrolase — translated: MRSKLRISELKVVFFDLDGTLTDYEASVDYATTKLWERIEDVCPLDLYSFLRAQWDFLAELEEKDAKGEIPRTLLKDRRARTEQFLRSLGPGLVERFEDVGEVYTRYRQESLTLYPGTVEVLADLGRRYALGVITEGDGQMQRTQLKEAGLVDFDYVVISDEVDIHKPDSTLYRRACEMAGVLPRQAALVGDRIDWDIVPAAKIGMLTVLCRQQRHYRKHEVDIGQADYTIGNIKELLAILK
- a CDS encoding glycosyltransferase family 4 protein — protein: MPIIYVHEAALPERKARSIQVLNTCVSLAKLGIAVHLLVDRLTLETPADVADFYGLVLPANMTITGKAESGSRHAVRALLKQSSPQKPLLYARNLRTARKLLPLSRSTKTPLVYEAHKMTFMVVSDEARLAGLSPRRVRHKAMRTFKAESEVLDMAAGLVCTSDAAAALSRTLFGRDHKVIVARNGGPEPVVPAGANKETAASGSDGGLLRVVYVGSMGGWKGTETLLESLRYLEGCQLVVVGARASNLFDSARSLPADRLSFTGYLAPRDVMPFLHSNDFTAAVIPLPAGHSSEPAFFTCPLKLFQYMAAGIPVVASDVPSLREILRHRQNAYLVRPDDAESLADGIKTVAFDTQLALDLMTNGLETARRHTFLKRAEKLASFLKELVPGI